The Panicum hallii strain FIL2 chromosome 9, PHallii_v3.1, whole genome shotgun sequence genome has a window encoding:
- the LOC112875512 gene encoding calcium-binding protein CP1, with protein MCPTGRYLGLDLSAAAAAGVGGDLRPAFDVLDADRDGRISREDLKSFYATAGGRFDDDDLAAMIAAADADRDGFVQYDEFERLLAGRAATAVARVGGAGVRSAVEDAFRLMDRDGDGKVGFEDLKAYLGWAGMPAADEEVRAMIRVAGGGDGDEGVGIEALARVLAVDLEGIAL; from the coding sequence ATGTGCCCCACAGGCAGGTACCTGGGcctcgacctctccgccgccgcagccgcgggCGTCGGCGGCGACCTGAGGCCGGCGTTCGACGTGCTGGACGCGGACCGGGACGGCCGCATCAGCCGGGAGGACCTCAAGTCCTTCTACGCCACCGCCGGGGGGCGgttcgacgacgacgacctcgCGGCCATGATCGCGGCCGCCGACGCCGACCGCGACGGCTTCGTGCAGTACGACGAGTTCGAGCGCCTGCTGGCCgggcgcgccgccacggccgtcgCCCGCGTGGGGGGCGCCGGGGTGCGGTCCGCTGTGGAGGACGCGTTCCGGCTCATGGACCGGGACGGGGACGGCAAGGTCGGGTTCGAGGACCTCAAGGCGTACCTCGGGTGGGCCGGGATGCCCGCGGCGGACGAGGAGGTCCGCGCCATGATCCGCGTCGCCGGCGGAGGGGACGGCGACGAAGGCGTGGGGATCGAGGCGCTCGCCAGAGTGCTCGCGGTCGACTTGGAAGGCATCGCCCTCTGA